One window of Candidatus Nitrospira kreftii genomic DNA carries:
- a CDS encoding putative membrane transporter protein gives MEFLIVCIASLLASALTLFSGFGLGTLLMPVVALFFPLELAIAMTAMVHLANNLFKIGLLGRKADGSVLLKFGLPAVVAAFVGAALLLYLGDVEPLYHYEAFGRNQQVSALKLVIGTLIVIFVGLELSPTFSKVSLDHKWLPLGGVISGFFGGLSGHQGAFRSMFLIKAGLEKEAFVATGVVLAVMVDIARMVIYGADISTQGHAVEWPLVIGASLSAFTGAYVGAKVLKKVTLRSVQLIVSGLLIVVGVGLIAGVL, from the coding sequence GTGGAATTCCTCATCGTCTGCATCGCATCATTACTGGCCTCGGCTCTCACGCTCTTTTCTGGGTTCGGACTGGGCACCCTGTTGATGCCCGTGGTGGCTCTCTTCTTCCCACTGGAGCTGGCGATCGCGATGACGGCCATGGTCCATCTAGCAAATAACCTCTTCAAGATTGGGTTGCTTGGCAGAAAGGCGGATGGTTCAGTTCTGCTGAAGTTCGGGCTACCGGCGGTTGTAGCGGCGTTTGTGGGAGCGGCGTTGCTGTTGTATCTGGGCGATGTAGAACCCCTTTATCACTATGAGGCATTCGGTCGCAATCAACAGGTATCAGCCCTCAAATTAGTCATTGGCACACTCATCGTGATATTCGTCGGCTTAGAACTCTCCCCGACCTTCTCGAAGGTGTCACTCGATCACAAATGGCTCCCGCTTGGTGGCGTTATTAGTGGGTTCTTCGGTGGGCTCTCCGGCCATCAAGGTGCCTTTCGCAGCATGTTCTTGATCAAGGCGGGTCTGGAGAAAGAGGCGTTCGTCGCAACAGGGGTCGTGCTGGCCGTTATGGTCGATATCGCCCGAATGGTTATCTACGGTGCAGATATTTCGACCCAAGGCCATGCTGTTGAGTGGCCGTTGGTCATTGGCGCCAGCCTTTCCGCCTTTACCGGTGCCTACGTCGGCGCGAAGGTGCTCAAGAAGGTCACGCTTCGGTCGGTCCAACTGATTGTCTCGGGTCTGTTGATTGTAGTTGGAGTTGGGCTAATCGCGGGCGTCTTGTGA
- a CDS encoding hypothetical protein (conserved exported protein of unknown function) produces the protein MIQEVRLAVAVMALLVLGFAVTAGADPSSPTFQSATAGYRYNFPKDHGSHPSYRTEWWYYTGHLHSKTGRSFGFELTFFRRGVPPEDIKTLPSKWSIKHIYLAHFAVTDITGKQFHFSEKLSREGLGKAGADESRLRVWIDDWRAEASTDPSGNHTLAARDQTHALALTLEPAKPPVAHGSDGISRKGGDKGQASHYYSFTRLKTTGSLTINGERFEVSGFSWMDHEFGSSDLGADQVGWDWFSIQLEDNTELMLYRMRRKDGSSDLASSGTVVSTDGRTRHLEVTDFEIESTATWTSSESKANYPSRWQLRFPAVDLVLDVIPLFADQELRTSRSTKVSYWEGAVVVTGTKQGRPIKGHGYVELTGYTERLKL, from the coding sequence ATGATCCAGGAGGTGCGTCTGGCCGTTGCAGTCATGGCCTTGCTCGTGCTCGGCTTCGCCGTCACAGCAGGGGCCGACCCCTCTTCGCCAACGTTTCAATCGGCAACCGCTGGGTATCGGTACAACTTTCCCAAAGACCACGGTTCGCACCCAAGCTATCGAACCGAGTGGTGGTACTACACAGGCCATCTACACTCGAAAACCGGCCGATCGTTCGGTTTCGAGCTGACCTTCTTCCGTCGAGGCGTTCCGCCGGAGGACATTAAAACTCTGCCGTCGAAGTGGTCAATCAAGCACATTTACCTGGCTCACTTCGCCGTGACCGACATCACTGGAAAACAGTTTCATTTTTCGGAAAAGCTCAGCCGCGAAGGGTTGGGGAAGGCGGGAGCCGATGAGTCTCGACTTCGCGTGTGGATCGACGATTGGCGAGCGGAGGCGTCGACGGATCCGTCCGGCAACCACACTTTGGCGGCACGCGACCAGACCCATGCTCTCGCCCTCACCCTGGAACCGGCCAAACCTCCAGTGGCACATGGTTCGGACGGCATCAGCCGAAAAGGGGGAGACAAAGGCCAAGCCTCTCACTACTATTCATTCACGAGACTCAAGACGACAGGGAGCCTCACGATTAATGGTGAACGGTTCGAAGTCTCCGGATTCAGCTGGATGGATCATGAGTTCGGATCATCCGACCTGGGTGCCGACCAAGTCGGATGGGACTGGTTCAGCATCCAGTTGGAGGACAATACCGAGCTCATGCTGTATCGCATGCGTCGCAAAGATGGATCATCCGATCTTGCATCAAGCGGCACGGTTGTGTCGACTGATGGACGCACGCGGCACCTGGAGGTGACCGACTTTGAGATCGAGTCGACTGCAACGTGGACCAGCTCCGAGAGTAAGGCTAACTATCCCAGCCGATGGCAACTGAGGTTTCCGGCGGTCGACCTGGTGCTGGATGTCATACCGTTGTTCGCCGATCAAGAATTGCGCACCTCGCGCAGCACCAAGGTCTCTTATTGGGAAGGGGCGGTGGTGGTGACAGGCACCAAACAGGGCAGGCCAATCAAAGGCCACGGCTATGTCGAATTGACTGGCTACACCGAGCGGCTCAAACTGTAA
- a CDS encoding hypothetical protein (conserved protein of unknown function): protein MQIDRERGPSHPGPAKHEEPFVIPNRLPVFPLPNVVFFPKTYLPLHVFEPRYRRMVADATMGAQSIAMALLKEGWEADYYGNPAIYPALCIGRIVSVQPLPDGRSNILLQGVERGEVLEEHFDRPYREATIRLTPLRSDEGLTTATRRALIDVLGRYLQSREDNAVWQGFFREEVSDEVLVNTLSTYLDCTPLEKQFLLEADGLHQRARRLNDLVQFMLHEHRGAKDWE from the coding sequence ATGCAGATCGATCGAGAGCGTGGACCATCGCATCCAGGTCCTGCCAAGCATGAGGAGCCCTTCGTCATTCCCAACCGCCTTCCGGTGTTCCCATTACCGAATGTTGTTTTTTTTCCAAAGACCTATTTACCGCTCCATGTGTTTGAGCCTCGCTACCGCCGGATGGTAGCCGACGCCACCATGGGCGCTCAATCTATCGCCATGGCTCTCCTCAAAGAAGGATGGGAGGCGGACTACTATGGGAACCCGGCCATCTATCCGGCACTCTGCATCGGACGGATCGTAAGTGTTCAGCCCTTGCCCGACGGCCGTTCCAACATCTTGCTCCAAGGAGTCGAACGCGGTGAGGTCTTGGAAGAACATTTCGACAGACCTTACCGCGAAGCGACCATTCGCTTGACGCCCCTGCGATCGGACGAGGGACTGACGACCGCGACCAGGCGCGCACTGATCGATGTGCTGGGGCGGTACCTTCAATCACGAGAGGATAACGCAGTCTGGCAGGGGTTTTTTCGTGAAGAAGTCAGCGATGAAGTCCTCGTCAACACACTGTCCACGTATTTGGACTGCACACCTCTGGAGAAACAATTTTTGCTGGAAGCCGACGGACTCCATCAACGTGCCCGTCGGTTGAACGATCTGGTGCAGTTCATGCTGCACGAGCATCGCGGCGCAAAGGATTGGGAATAA
- a CDS encoding Daunorubicin/doxorubicin resistance ATP-binding protein DrrA, whose amino-acid sequence MDRTVAIDVSRLCKTYDSHKAVDDLSFQVYAGEIFGLLGPNGAGKSTTLRTLITLLHPTSGTATIMGYDSVREADKVRTVIGYVPQERAIDRFLTGREHLQLLGALYHLTKEEATKRISELLKLVELETHADRPAKTYSGGMKRKLDIACGLLPDPKILFLDEPTLGLDVQSRLRIWEYVRMLKARGITVVMTTNYLDEADRLCDRLAIIDGGKIKTLGAPAELKIALGGDIVSLTLKEIDRIPTLEAELKGRLAITSVRATTKGLDIRVESPEKALPTILESANRLGCQIEFIQYNRPRLDDVFIAHTGRAITESIPEAESA is encoded by the coding sequence ATGGATCGTACCGTCGCGATCGACGTGAGTCGTTTGTGTAAAACGTACGATAGCCATAAGGCTGTCGATGATTTGTCGTTTCAGGTCTACGCGGGAGAGATTTTTGGTTTACTGGGGCCGAACGGCGCCGGCAAGAGCACCACTCTTCGTACGCTCATCACCCTGTTACACCCAACCTCGGGCACGGCCACGATCATGGGCTATGACTCGGTGCGAGAGGCAGACAAAGTACGAACCGTGATCGGGTACGTGCCGCAAGAGCGGGCGATCGATCGGTTCCTTACGGGGCGCGAACACCTTCAATTGCTAGGCGCTCTTTATCACCTCACGAAAGAAGAGGCGACTAAGCGCATCAGCGAGCTGCTTAAACTTGTCGAACTAGAGACCCATGCAGACCGCCCGGCAAAAACCTATTCCGGCGGAATGAAGCGCAAACTCGACATTGCCTGCGGGTTGTTGCCTGATCCAAAAATCTTGTTTCTCGATGAGCCCACATTGGGCCTCGACGTCCAGAGTCGCCTCCGGATTTGGGAATACGTCCGGATGCTCAAAGCTCGAGGTATCACGGTAGTGATGACAACGAATTATCTGGATGAAGCTGATCGACTGTGCGATCGGCTGGCCATTATCGACGGCGGCAAGATTAAGACGCTGGGGGCACCGGCTGAGCTTAAGATCGCGCTTGGTGGAGATATCGTATCTCTCACACTCAAGGAGATCGACCGGATTCCCACGCTTGAGGCCGAGTTGAAAGGTCGGCTGGCCATTACGTCCGTGCGAGCAACTACGAAGGGTTTGGACATTCGGGTAGAATCACCTGAGAAGGCGCTGCCCACTATTCTTGAATCGGCCAATCGATTGGGTTGCCAGATCGAGTTTATTCAGTACAACAGACCGCGCTTGGACGATGTGTTCATCGCCCATACGGGCCGAGCCATCACCGAATCGATCCCCGAGGCCGAGTCGGCATAA
- a CDS encoding Transport permease protein: MEHYWQEISALTMRWVRRLSREKFSMLFTLVQPMLFWLIFFGNLFQRAADTDVMQAPNYISFLAAGVVVMTVLNNGLAGGVDLLFDKENGFLERLMSTPIHRTSVILSRFIFVMAITSLQVLVILGVSYLFGVHPATGILGIATILLIGMMFGVGLTAISMAMAFSVKSHGDFFSVLGFLSLPMIFLSSALVPLTAMPGWMSFLAQFNPMTWAIDAVRPLILSGWSEALPHLGMVIVVMLVFDALCLYGGAKAFRRAMG; encoded by the coding sequence GTGGAGCATTACTGGCAGGAAATCAGCGCATTGACGATGCGGTGGGTCCGACGGTTGAGTCGAGAGAAATTCAGTATGCTGTTCACGCTGGTACAGCCCATGTTGTTCTGGCTCATTTTTTTCGGGAACCTGTTTCAACGGGCTGCGGACACAGACGTCATGCAGGCGCCAAACTACATCAGCTTTCTTGCAGCCGGGGTCGTTGTGATGACCGTCCTGAACAATGGCTTAGCGGGGGGCGTCGATCTGCTGTTCGACAAGGAAAATGGATTTCTCGAGCGTTTGATGTCCACACCTATTCATCGCACCTCGGTCATTCTTAGCCGGTTTATCTTCGTCATGGCGATTACATCACTCCAGGTCCTCGTGATTCTTGGTGTGTCCTATCTGTTTGGCGTGCATCCGGCGACCGGCATCCTCGGCATCGCGACGATTTTGTTGATCGGGATGATGTTTGGCGTTGGACTGACGGCCATCTCCATGGCAATGGCATTCTCCGTCAAAAGCCACGGCGACTTCTTTTCGGTACTCGGATTTCTGTCGCTGCCGATGATTTTCCTCAGCTCCGCATTGGTCCCTCTGACCGCCATGCCAGGGTGGATGAGTTTCCTAGCACAGTTCAATCCAATGACCTGGGCGATCGATGCCGTGCGTCCTCTCATCCTGTCCGGATGGAGCGAGGCGTTACCTCACCTGGGGATGGTCATCGTTGTCATGCTGGTGTTTGATGCACTCTGTCTATACGGTGGGGCCAAGGCATTTCGCCGTGCGATGGGGTGA
- a CDS encoding hypothetical protein (conserved protein of unknown function) has product MLIPENKIRALIRLLSDEDDRIVQTISGRLIDIGPSAVPLLQEAEIEQPEMSDRIASVLEEIRGGNLEEELTNLATLAGGAMCLETGAFLIARYAYPTLDVTRYRERLDAMADEVRARIGCRASGEEAVNALNRYLFTEQGFKGNTKNYYEVENSYLNSVMDRRVGIPISLSAVYLFLGQRLQLPVFGIGMPGHFLVKYESDRYKIFIDCFNGGALLTEKNCARFLTEAGYGFDDKYLQKSPICAILSRMVKNLLAIYSKAGDSVKTDRLSKFIEILGGAPREEGL; this is encoded by the coding sequence ATGCTGATTCCTGAAAACAAAATTAGAGCCCTCATTCGTCTCCTGTCCGATGAGGACGACAGAATCGTTCAGACCATCAGCGGACGACTTATCGACATCGGCCCCTCGGCAGTCCCACTCCTCCAGGAAGCGGAAATTGAGCAGCCGGAAATGAGCGATCGCATCGCGTCCGTCCTTGAAGAGATCCGCGGAGGGAACCTGGAAGAGGAGTTGACGAATCTGGCAACCCTCGCAGGGGGGGCAATGTGCCTGGAAACCGGCGCTTTCCTCATCGCTCGATACGCATACCCAACACTGGATGTGACACGCTATCGTGAACGGTTAGACGCGATGGCAGACGAAGTTCGCGCCCGAATCGGCTGTCGAGCGTCCGGGGAAGAGGCCGTCAATGCGCTCAATCGCTACCTCTTTACTGAACAAGGGTTTAAAGGAAACACCAAGAATTACTATGAGGTTGAGAACAGCTACCTCAATAGTGTCATGGATCGGCGCGTCGGCATCCCGATCAGCTTGTCTGCCGTCTACCTCTTTCTTGGGCAACGCCTACAGCTGCCGGTGTTCGGCATCGGCATGCCGGGACATTTTCTAGTGAAGTACGAGTCCGATCGGTACAAAATTTTCATCGACTGTTTCAACGGCGGAGCCTTGCTCACCGAAAAAAACTGTGCGCGGTTTTTGACGGAAGCCGGCTACGGGTTTGATGACAAGTACCTGCAGAAAAGTCCTATTTGTGCGATCCTGTCACGGATGGTCAAGAATCTCCTCGCGATTTATTCTAAGGCCGGTGACTCAGTCAAAACCGACCGTTTGTCCAAGTTCATCGAGATCCTTGGTGGGGCTCCCCGCGAAGAAGGGCTGTAA
- a CDS encoding hypothetical protein (conserved protein of unknown function), whose product MRLTILGSGTNVHPTRAAAGYLVRTDQQILIDFGPRTLMNLIKTGVNRHRITHLLFSHFHADHFSDFITFFFDAVIYAKYGGGHRPGMTLIGPKGTIRLLQSIMKSFPSFSPAPFRVSFREVTDRPFRIGDTRIVPKPVVHVPDLSSVGYRIEYRGKTVVYSGDTQYCDEVISLCKEADLAVLDCSFPANRPGPAHLHAGQCGQVATEAGVGQLVLSHFYPVADRYDVKAQAGEEYHGRIWKGNDLFTIRV is encoded by the coding sequence ATGCGTCTGACTATTCTTGGTTCTGGTACCAATGTACATCCCACCCGTGCTGCGGCCGGCTATCTGGTGCGCACGGATCAGCAGATTCTGATTGATTTCGGACCACGCACCTTAATGAACCTGATTAAGACCGGTGTGAACCGGCATCGGATTACACATCTCTTATTCTCCCATTTTCATGCCGACCACTTTTCGGACTTCATTACCTTCTTCTTCGACGCAGTGATCTATGCCAAGTATGGAGGAGGCCATCGCCCCGGGATGACACTGATCGGTCCTAAAGGCACGATTCGCCTGTTACAATCGATCATGAAGAGCTTCCCCAGCTTTTCACCGGCGCCATTCAGAGTCTCATTCAGGGAAGTAACAGATAGACCGTTCAGGATCGGGGATACTCGTATCGTTCCGAAACCTGTCGTCCATGTCCCGGATCTCTCATCAGTCGGCTATCGGATTGAGTACCGGGGGAAGACAGTCGTCTATTCAGGGGATACGCAATACTGTGATGAGGTGATCTCGTTATGTAAGGAAGCTGACCTGGCGGTGCTCGATTGTTCGTTCCCAGCCAATCGTCCAGGCCCCGCCCATCTGCACGCCGGGCAGTGCGGTCAGGTGGCAACGGAGGCTGGGGTGGGCCAGCTCGTCCTGTCGCATTTCTATCCGGTCGCTGATCGCTATGATGTCAAAGCGCAGGCTGGTGAGGAATACCATGGCAGGATTTGGAAGGGGAACGATCTGTTCACGATCCGAGTCTAG
- a CDS encoding hypothetical protein (conserved protein of unknown function) encodes MTDSTPHDQGPINPAWLIVVIGFIVAGVWIWKRLSLETQDYIVDQAVPMAAMGIVSALLLFIPFSALRRRRAKSKERTRLLALFDQATAQEKRLDLAFALLENNDYRTDGLDSAVPALKELFETTLQRALGDKQHRIRGMAASHLGALGDQSVVPLLLKALADDHAYVRSCAALGLGRLRATDTRERLKVVMEQDWDQTVRSRAREALERMRE; translated from the coding sequence ATGACCGATTCCACACCTCACGACCAGGGACCGATCAACCCTGCTTGGCTTATCGTAGTGATCGGCTTTATCGTGGCCGGAGTGTGGATTTGGAAACGGCTGTCTCTCGAAACACAGGACTATATCGTCGACCAGGCAGTCCCCATGGCGGCGATGGGCATTGTGTCGGCTCTCCTCCTGTTCATTCCGTTCAGCGCCCTTCGTCGTCGCCGAGCCAAATCTAAGGAACGAACCCGCCTTCTGGCATTGTTTGACCAGGCAACCGCCCAGGAAAAAAGACTGGACCTTGCGTTTGCCCTACTAGAGAACAATGATTACCGAACTGATGGACTCGATTCGGCCGTTCCGGCCTTGAAGGAACTATTTGAAACGACCTTGCAACGAGCCTTGGGTGATAAACAGCATCGCATCAGGGGGATGGCAGCCAGCCACTTGGGGGCGTTGGGAGATCAGTCGGTAGTACCGCTGTTACTTAAAGCATTGGCAGATGACCATGCCTACGTGCGTTCCTGCGCCGCTTTGGGGTTGGGACGACTGCGGGCGACTGACACACGTGAGCGACTGAAAGTGGTTATGGAACAGGATTGGGACCAAACTGTCAGAAGTCGAGCCCGGGAAGCGCTGGAACGGATGCGTGAGTAA
- a CDS encoding putative Metallophosphoesterase, whose protein sequence is MKRRQTTSWPDRARSFIGSCIGQPLYRAFSLVPDWEFGLSNPDVTLLTQRHSALADCRAVHLTDLHVDRYQPRHDVIVEIVKELHPDWIFITGDLLNVPEGLPHLFRFLARLRPIAPVYMTLGNHDHYSGVPVAEYAEQADRHKITLLVNQSAIVSTRKGEFIIVGVDDPSLHRADLRCVPLRADRHYTLLLAHAPNILDYVEDHHAIDLILCGHSHGGQWRVPGIPTFWLPPGCNGRVAGWHESGRHRLYVNRGLGWSFLPFRLNCRPEIAVIEWIEEQTPTLST, encoded by the coding sequence ATGAAGCGGCGCCAAACGACCTCATGGCCTGATCGTGCACGATCGTTCATTGGCTCGTGCATCGGCCAGCCGTTGTATCGGGCATTCAGTCTTGTGCCTGATTGGGAATTTGGCTTATCCAATCCTGACGTGACGCTGCTCACGCAGCGACATTCAGCTCTTGCGGATTGTCGCGCGGTCCACCTCACGGATCTGCACGTAGATCGCTATCAACCGAGACACGACGTCATCGTGGAAATCGTGAAGGAGCTCCATCCTGATTGGATCTTCATCACGGGGGATCTTCTCAACGTACCCGAAGGCCTACCACATCTCTTCCGATTCCTAGCACGTTTGCGTCCCATCGCGCCGGTCTATATGACGTTAGGCAATCACGACCATTACAGCGGTGTGCCGGTAGCAGAGTATGCCGAACAAGCCGATCGACACAAGATCACACTCCTGGTGAATCAAAGTGCAATTGTATCAACCAGGAAGGGAGAGTTTATCATTGTCGGCGTCGATGATCCGTCGTTGCATCGAGCCGATCTGCGATGTGTCCCGCTTCGTGCCGACCGTCACTATACGTTGTTACTAGCTCATGCACCGAACATCCTCGACTATGTGGAAGACCATCATGCCATTGACCTCATTCTCTGTGGACATAGTCACGGTGGGCAGTGGAGAGTGCCAGGGATTCCCACCTTCTGGCTCCCTCCTGGCTGCAACGGCCGCGTGGCAGGCTGGCACGAATCCGGCCGGCACAGGCTGTATGTCAACCGAGGGTTAGGGTGGTCCTTCCTCCCCTTTCGACTGAATTGTCGACCTGAAATTGCGGTGATCGAGTGGATCGAAGAACAGACTCCAACTCTGAGCACCTAA
- a CDS encoding tRNA pseudouridine synthase D: protein MNNLDPFLTGHIPGIGGQIRTVPEDFRVEERPLYLPCGEGEHLYVTVTKRGLSTPDLVRRLSSSLGIKSQAIGVAGLKDARAVTTQMVSLQGVTPEQVAGLNIDDMVLSLQVLGRHRNRLRTGHHSGNHFRLVIRNVAGHAADAVPVILQQLSTCGVPNYFGPQRQGKRGNNYEIGAALLHDARRREKMNRAQRIWYLNAYQSFLFNRMLAQRIHQIDRIFIGDWAMKLENGACFQVEDADIEQPRADRFEISPTGILFGSRVSWADGEPGHIEEAVMAEAGTTKEALIAAAKACGFRGERRAFRVPLAELEWSLADDTLTLSFNLPPGAYATSVLRELMKSPPTHP, encoded by the coding sequence GTGAATAACCTAGACCCGTTCCTCACAGGCCACATCCCAGGAATCGGCGGGCAAATCCGCACCGTGCCTGAAGATTTTCGCGTCGAAGAACGGCCACTCTATCTCCCATGCGGAGAAGGGGAACATCTATACGTCACGGTTACCAAACGTGGTCTTTCCACACCAGACCTCGTCCGGCGGCTCTCCTCTTCACTGGGGATCAAATCACAGGCCATCGGGGTCGCTGGGCTGAAAGATGCCAGGGCCGTCACAACCCAGATGGTGTCTTTGCAAGGAGTCACACCCGAACAGGTGGCCGGCCTCAACATTGATGACATGGTCCTGAGCCTTCAGGTCCTCGGACGTCATCGTAATCGGCTTCGAACCGGCCATCATTCCGGCAATCATTTCCGATTAGTTATCCGCAATGTTGCCGGTCATGCAGCTGATGCCGTGCCGGTTATTCTTCAGCAACTGAGCACCTGCGGGGTGCCCAACTACTTCGGCCCTCAGCGGCAAGGGAAGCGCGGCAATAACTATGAGATCGGTGCCGCACTCTTACACGATGCACGGCGACGTGAAAAGATGAACAGGGCGCAGCGCATTTGGTACCTCAACGCCTATCAGTCGTTCTTGTTCAATCGGATGCTGGCCCAGCGAATTCATCAAATCGACCGCATCTTCATCGGCGACTGGGCCATGAAATTGGAGAACGGCGCCTGTTTCCAGGTTGAAGATGCTGATATCGAGCAGCCACGCGCCGATCGATTTGAAATTAGTCCAACCGGTATTCTCTTTGGCTCGCGCGTATCCTGGGCGGATGGGGAACCAGGACACATCGAAGAAGCTGTCATGGCCGAAGCCGGTACAACAAAAGAAGCCCTCATCGCCGCCGCAAAGGCCTGCGGATTTCGCGGTGAGCGGCGAGCGTTTCGTGTTCCTCTGGCAGAACTGGAATGGTCATTGGCTGATGACACCCTTACCCTCTCCTTTAATCTACCCCCAGGAGCCTACGCCACCAGTGTGCTTCGAGAGCTGATGAAATCTCCGCCTACACATCCGTAG
- a CDS encoding hypothetical protein (conserved protein of unknown function): MTSAHAMNPSQERVVLQGHIIDSLVLAKVLDLILMMGGTFDLEDVHIGKTREEPSRACIVIRTASKALLDDILQAIQPHGAAVEREANCRTEPAPADGILPEEFYATTHLPTQIRLKERWVDVDGIEMDLAVRVDEQRSTAHTIPMGKVREGNQIVVGREGVRVTPLQPPSERDVFGFMESQVSAERPHGHVIADIASRMRHLRDQVRLGQAGSHVLLAGGPAIIHAGGREALTWLIEQRFIHVLFCGNALAAHDMEADLYGTSLGYRLSAGHTVRHGHEHHLRTINRIRAIGSIEAAVTSGVITHGIMAACVRQGVPVVMAGTIRDDGPLPGVITDSVQAQIAMRAMVPGVGLALLVASTLHAVATGNLLPSTVPTVCVDVNPSVPTKLADRGSFQAVGLVMDAASFLAELARALGRPT; the protein is encoded by the coding sequence ATGACCAGTGCGCACGCGATGAATCCCTCCCAGGAGCGTGTCGTTCTACAGGGACACATCATCGATTCTCTTGTCCTGGCGAAGGTCTTGGACCTCATTCTGATGATGGGAGGAACCTTTGACCTTGAGGATGTGCACATTGGCAAAACACGGGAAGAACCCTCTCGTGCCTGCATTGTCATCAGAACGGCATCCAAAGCGCTCTTGGATGACATCCTCCAAGCGATCCAACCACATGGCGCCGCAGTCGAACGTGAAGCAAACTGCCGTACGGAGCCGGCGCCGGCCGATGGAATCCTCCCAGAAGAGTTTTATGCCACCACGCATCTGCCCACTCAGATTCGGCTCAAGGAGCGGTGGGTGGATGTGGATGGAATCGAAATGGACTTGGCCGTCCGAGTGGACGAACAGCGTTCAACCGCCCACACAATCCCTATGGGCAAGGTACGTGAGGGAAATCAGATCGTCGTCGGTCGAGAAGGCGTCCGTGTGACTCCCCTCCAACCTCCCTCCGAGCGAGATGTCTTTGGGTTCATGGAATCGCAGGTTTCAGCAGAACGACCCCATGGCCATGTGATTGCCGATATCGCGTCACGCATGCGTCACCTCCGAGACCAAGTCAGACTCGGTCAGGCAGGTTCACATGTCTTGCTCGCAGGCGGACCGGCGATTATCCATGCGGGGGGCCGTGAGGCGCTAACCTGGCTGATCGAGCAGAGATTTATCCACGTCCTTTTTTGCGGCAACGCCCTTGCTGCTCATGACATGGAAGCGGATCTCTATGGCACCTCCCTCGGGTATAGGCTCAGCGCAGGACACACCGTTAGGCACGGGCATGAGCATCATTTGCGGACCATCAACCGGATTCGGGCGATCGGTAGCATCGAAGCAGCAGTCACCTCCGGAGTCATCACGCACGGAATTATGGCGGCTTGCGTCAGGCAAGGGGTGCCGGTGGTGATGGCAGGCACAATCCGTGACGATGGTCCATTGCCGGGAGTGATCACGGATTCCGTCCAGGCACAGATCGCAATGCGAGCGATGGTTCCCGGCGTTGGGTTGGCCCTGCTCGTCGCCTCGACATTGCATGCTGTCGCCACAGGTAATCTTCTGCCGTCCACCGTTCCCACCGTCTGTGTGGACGTGAACCCATCGGTGCCGACGAAATTGGCCGATCGAGGCAGTTTTCAGGCGGTTGGTCTCGTCATGGATGCGGCGTCGTTTCTGGCAGAACTCGCCAGGGCCCTAGGGAGACCGACATGA